From a single Paenibacillus sp. FSL W8-0426 genomic region:
- a CDS encoding amidohydrolase: MGILIRQVNILSMKDEESAYLGDIRMEGDRIVAMGSQVSAEPGDDILEGNGMLAMPGLINAHQHTPMSLLRAFCDDLKLMDWLDRKMLPAEARMTPEDIYWGAKLSMAEMIRSGTTAFADMYIHMDEIAEAVAETGMRASLTRGMVFMEDDGGARLREAVDLVQRWSGQAEGRITTMYGPHSPYTCPPGPLREVIEMAGSEQVPIHIHLAETREETVKIREKYGMTPAEYLENTGLFEKTHVLLAHGVHLNRRDIARLKGMRGGVAHNPVSNLKLGCGIAPITDMVAQGVTVGLGTDGAGSATTVDMFEGIKAATWLQKLDHGDPTKLPAREVLRMATSGSAYLLNLHEDVGVLDVGRKADLILIDLRKPHLQPMHNVESLLAYSVNGADVDTTIVNGRVLMRHRELLTLDEEIVLHEARKRAARIVEGI; the protein is encoded by the coding sequence ATGGGGATATTGATCAGGCAGGTCAACATTCTGAGCATGAAGGATGAGGAAAGTGCCTATTTGGGAGATATCCGGATGGAGGGAGACCGGATTGTCGCGATGGGTTCACAAGTCTCCGCCGAGCCGGGAGACGACATCCTGGAAGGGAACGGAATGCTCGCCATGCCGGGATTGATCAACGCGCATCAGCATACGCCGATGAGTCTGCTGCGGGCGTTCTGCGACGATTTGAAGCTGATGGACTGGCTGGATCGCAAGATGCTGCCCGCGGAAGCCCGGATGACGCCGGAAGACATTTACTGGGGCGCCAAGCTGTCCATGGCCGAGATGATCCGGTCGGGGACGACGGCTTTTGCAGACATGTACATTCATATGGACGAAATCGCGGAGGCGGTTGCCGAGACAGGCATGCGTGCTTCCCTTACGCGGGGCATGGTATTTATGGAAGACGATGGGGGAGCCCGGCTGCGGGAGGCGGTGGACCTCGTACAGCGCTGGTCCGGCCAGGCAGAAGGCCGCATTACGACAATGTATGGCCCGCATTCCCCGTACACTTGCCCGCCCGGGCCGCTGCGCGAAGTGATTGAAATGGCGGGGAGCGAACAGGTGCCGATCCATATCCATTTGGCCGAAACCCGGGAAGAAACGGTCAAGATTCGCGAAAAGTATGGCATGACGCCTGCCGAGTATCTGGAGAACACAGGTTTGTTTGAAAAAACGCATGTGCTGCTCGCCCACGGGGTGCACTTGAACCGCCGCGACATCGCCAGGTTAAAGGGCATGCGCGGCGGCGTCGCCCATAACCCGGTCAGCAATTTGAAACTCGGATGCGGCATCGCTCCGATCACGGACATGGTGGCCCAAGGCGTTACCGTGGGGCTGGGCACGGACGGTGCCGGAAGCGCAACGACGGTGGACATGTTCGAAGGGATCAAGGCTGCGACGTGGCTGCAAAAGCTGGACCATGGCGACCCTACGAAGCTGCCGGCACGGGAGGTGCTGCGGATGGCGACGAGCGGCAGCGCCTATCTGCTCAACCTGCATGAAGACGTCGGCGTGCTGGACGTTGGCCGCAAAGCGGACCTGATCCTGATCGACCTGCGAAAGCCGCACCTTCAGCCGATGCACAACGTCGAATCGCTGCTCGCTTACAGCGTAAATGGAGCCGACGTGGACACAACGATCGTGAACGGACGCGTGTTGATGAGACACCGCGAACTGTTGACGTTGGACGAAGAGATCGTGCTGCATGAAGCGAGAAAACGGGCAGCGCGGATCGTCGAAGGAATATGA
- a CDS encoding ABC transporter substrate-binding protein, protein MKLEQQYLQLHHRYGHAARNEVTLAELAELLDCTHRSTLTIVKKMAAAGWIDWASRRGRGQRSTLTLLAPAEQIASQYMLQAMNRRDVKQAAEQIGTFVDSGLLQEQLNQWLLGYLGHHTEAGSNNQPIDTLRLPLRQQLHALDPLYINLLAESFVTSHIFDGLVQRGEQGEISPCLAHTWDVSADRTTWTFYLRKGITFHHGRTFGASDVVFTFERLKRTERRTLYRDVSRQIQTIDALDPLTVRFKLHTAHELFLPFLSTSRAAIVPSGQFPSEAETAADDPTAMSIPIGTGPFKVTRWDRHVCMLEAFPSYFQGRAHLDRVEILQIPWSSRHELAEHHNEETPFFHLVHNPSNPSGNEWSQVGAGVTVRKLMTCNTQKTGPLRDPAVRARVYACLTGVLSERNDIQTASSSASHKFMDELTSAKDAADGSAPLLVIATIPQYRQNAAIIAEKLQQHGFNCTVRSAPMEQFKGELRLESDLILFSLIRDRDEELRRYDLYLTLSEHLHDTAKHVIQNMLRFVMTSPEGDERMSVLDKIEEELAKEHLLITLSEKPMETAYLPSVRGLSFNSQGWVNLRHIWFPSTSTQG, encoded by the coding sequence ATGAAACTCGAGCAACAGTATTTGCAGCTGCATCATCGATATGGTCACGCGGCAAGAAATGAAGTGACGCTCGCCGAGCTGGCCGAGCTGCTGGACTGTACGCATCGGAGCACCCTGACGATCGTCAAGAAAATGGCAGCCGCCGGCTGGATCGACTGGGCCTCCCGCCGTGGCCGTGGACAACGATCGACGCTCACCCTTCTTGCACCTGCGGAACAAATCGCTTCCCAGTACATGCTGCAAGCGATGAACCGCCGCGATGTAAAACAGGCTGCCGAGCAGATTGGCACGTTTGTCGATTCTGGCCTGCTGCAGGAACAGCTGAACCAGTGGCTGCTCGGTTATTTGGGCCACCACACCGAGGCGGGCAGCAACAACCAACCGATTGATACGCTGAGACTGCCGCTCAGGCAGCAATTGCACGCACTCGATCCGCTCTATATCAATTTGCTGGCCGAATCGTTTGTGACGAGCCATATTTTTGATGGCCTCGTGCAGCGCGGGGAACAGGGAGAAATCTCTCCTTGCCTTGCCCATACTTGGGATGTGAGCGCGGATCGGACAACCTGGACGTTTTATTTGCGCAAAGGCATTACGTTCCACCACGGCCGGACATTTGGCGCAAGCGACGTGGTGTTTACCTTCGAACGGCTAAAGCGTACCGAACGCCGCACTCTTTACCGGGATGTGAGCAGGCAGATTCAGACGATCGATGCGCTTGATCCCTTAACCGTGCGCTTCAAGTTACATACGGCGCATGAACTGTTCCTGCCCTTTCTATCGACGAGTCGGGCTGCCATCGTGCCTTCCGGGCAGTTTCCATCGGAAGCGGAGACTGCGGCGGATGATCCGACCGCCATGTCTATCCCCATCGGAACCGGGCCATTCAAAGTCACCCGCTGGGACCGGCATGTTTGCATGCTGGAAGCATTCCCGTCTTATTTTCAAGGCAGGGCTCATCTGGACCGGGTTGAAATCTTGCAAATTCCTTGGAGTTCGCGCCATGAACTGGCAGAGCATCATAACGAAGAAACCCCATTTTTCCATCTGGTGCATAATCCGTCCAACCCTTCCGGGAACGAATGGAGTCAAGTTGGAGCAGGCGTAACCGTGCGCAAATTGATGACCTGCAATACGCAAAAAACCGGACCGCTTCGCGATCCGGCCGTACGGGCACGCGTATACGCTTGCCTTACAGGCGTTCTATCCGAGAGAAATGACATTCAGACAGCATCGTCTTCCGCTTCGCACAAGTTCATGGATGAGCTCACTTCAGCGAAAGATGCTGCCGATGGCTCTGCGCCCCTACTCGTCATTGCAACCATTCCGCAGTACAGGCAAAACGCTGCGATCATTGCGGAGAAGCTGCAGCAGCATGGTTTCAACTGTACCGTTCGTTCCGCGCCCATGGAACAATTCAAAGGAGAACTGCGGCTGGAATCGGATCTGATCCTCTTTTCGCTGATCCGCGACCGGGACGAAGAGCTGCGCAGGTATGACCTGTACCTCACTTTGTCGGAGCATTTGCACGATACAGCCAAACACGTTATCCAGAACATGCTGCGATTCGTCATGACCTCACCGGAAGGAGATGAACGCATGTCCGTTCTGGATAAGATCGAGGAAGAACTCGCCAAAGAACATTTACTCATCACCCTTTCCGAAAAACCAATGGAAACGGCCTATTTGCCTTCCGTTCGGGGATTGTCCTTTAACAGTCAAGGATGGGTGAATTTAAGGCACATTTGGTTCCCGTCTACATCGACGCAAGGGTGA
- a CDS encoding DUF4173 domain-containing protein, which produces MIENMLSSPKRAPITLLAAIVLAILHQYLFFEKTPGISYPLFVILFYGFMLSFAKDRLRAKTYMDLFFAGSILLLSLTLVLFDNPLFRILNVMAVPGLVSLHMAYLLGRKKRNWWEPGLIGTALDHLLPQSIRHWKTLVLMASKTGGKGKGINRSQKAIVLKILAGLAISFPILIIVLSLLSSADGIFSQLVSGIPQWLDQLSFGEGFPRIVWVVVASLLFFGYVWGFVQPMTYEAEKRENAHWKNGMKVYGPMPLETGTETDPAGDAATKKAVAGQFYGAQSTNPQPVKLDPLIMGTILVVINSVYVLFVFVQFAYLFGAGEGNLPSGMTYAEYARSGFAELVLVTGINFVILTIALQFTNTVGSVGTRVHQVLLFITVGCSAIMLYSAFARLLLYEQAYGYTYIRFLVHAFMIFLAFLLLIASLRIVRTTFPMWRWVLALSLTAYVAVNYVGMDRIIAERNIERYHQSGDVDASYLAGLSADAVPLLSDFARKENEELKALLLERRQQLEADGSVHSWPSFNIAKYRALHELQTLAAEE; this is translated from the coding sequence ATGATTGAGAACATGTTGTCGTCTCCCAAAAGGGCGCCGATTACGCTATTGGCAGCGATCGTGCTGGCTATACTACACCAGTATTTGTTTTTTGAGAAAACGCCGGGGATATCCTATCCGCTCTTTGTCATCCTGTTTTACGGCTTTATGTTGTCCTTTGCCAAAGACCGGTTGCGGGCGAAGACGTATATGGACTTATTTTTCGCCGGGAGTATTCTACTTTTATCGCTAACGCTTGTGTTATTTGATAACCCGCTGTTCCGCATTCTTAATGTTATGGCCGTACCTGGGCTTGTTTCTTTACATATGGCATATTTGCTTGGACGAAAAAAGCGGAATTGGTGGGAGCCCGGCTTGATCGGAACGGCTTTGGACCATTTGCTGCCGCAATCCATCCGGCACTGGAAAACGCTCGTCCTGATGGCATCCAAAACGGGCGGTAAAGGTAAAGGCATAAACCGGTCGCAAAAAGCGATTGTGCTGAAAATATTGGCAGGGCTTGCGATATCTTTTCCGATCCTGATCATCGTTTTGTCATTGCTCAGCTCGGCGGACGGCATTTTCAGCCAACTTGTTTCCGGCATTCCGCAATGGCTGGATCAATTATCGTTTGGGGAAGGTTTCCCGCGAATCGTATGGGTGGTCGTTGCAAGCTTGTTGTTTTTCGGATACGTATGGGGATTTGTGCAGCCTATGACATATGAGGCCGAGAAAAGAGAGAATGCTCATTGGAAAAACGGAATGAAGGTTTACGGACCAATGCCGCTTGAAACGGGAACGGAAACGGATCCAGCGGGAGACGCAGCTACTAAAAAGGCAGTGGCAGGCCAGTTTTATGGAGCTCAGTCAACCAATCCGCAGCCCGTGAAGCTGGATCCGCTGATCATGGGGACAATCCTTGTGGTTATTAACAGCGTGTATGTACTGTTTGTGTTCGTGCAGTTTGCGTACCTGTTCGGGGCGGGGGAAGGGAACCTGCCATCGGGAATGACGTACGCGGAATATGCTCGCAGCGGCTTTGCGGAGCTGGTATTGGTCACGGGCATCAATTTTGTCATTTTGACGATCGCTTTGCAGTTCACCAACACGGTTGGAAGCGTGGGCACGCGTGTCCATCAAGTGCTGTTGTTTATTACGGTTGGATGCTCAGCCATCATGCTCTACTCGGCATTTGCGCGTCTGCTGCTTTATGAGCAGGCTTACGGCTACACCTACATCCGTTTTCTGGTACATGCGTTTATGATCTTTCTTGCGTTTCTATTGCTGATTGCCAGTTTGCGTATTGTACGCACAACGTTTCCGATGTGGCGCTGGGTTCTGGCGCTCTCCTTGACGGCCTATGTCGCAGTCAACTATGTTGGCATGGATCGAATCATTGCCGAGCGGAATATCGAGCGTTACCATCAGTCTGGGGACGTGGATGCATCTTATCTGGCAGGATTGTCTGCCGATGCCGTTCCGCTGCTGAGTGACTTTGCAAGGAAAGAAAACGAAGAATTGAAAGCATTGCTGCTGGAGCGGCGGCAGCAGCTGGAGGCGGATGGCTCGGTTCATTCATGGCCTTCGTTCAACATTGCCAAATATCGGGCCCTGCATGAATTGCAAACATTGGCAGCAGAAGAGTAA
- a CDS encoding class I SAM-dependent methyltransferase, producing the protein MKEQSAPMSWDTVDGRRYEQSIAHKIPGYDRMHQLMERLLAATLENQTAARLLVTGAGGGKEITLLGKRHPGWTFVGVDPSAPMIRLAQQRVHEAGLESRVQLHDVTLEELQAGDRYDGATSMLMLHFIQGLEAKRRFLNEVANRLKPGAPLIVSSVNADLASPAYPAVMNAWKRHMLEAGVPASDWEHFAASLGHESDPVSGEELVRLLRDCGYKNSTRYFGAFWVEGYYAIRA; encoded by the coding sequence ATGAAAGAACAATCTGCCCCGATGAGTTGGGATACCGTTGACGGACGTCGCTACGAGCAATCGATCGCGCATAAAATACCGGGGTACGACCGGATGCATCAGCTGATGGAGCGGCTGCTTGCCGCAACGCTGGAAAACCAAACCGCTGCCAGACTGCTGGTAACCGGAGCGGGAGGAGGGAAAGAAATCACGCTGCTCGGGAAACGGCATCCAGGCTGGACGTTTGTCGGCGTGGATCCCTCGGCTCCGATGATTCGCCTTGCGCAGCAGCGGGTTCACGAAGCAGGCTTGGAATCCCGGGTTCAATTGCACGATGTGACGCTGGAGGAACTGCAAGCGGGCGATCGGTATGATGGGGCAACAAGCATGTTGATGCTGCATTTCATCCAGGGCCTGGAAGCGAAGCGACGATTTTTGAACGAGGTGGCGAATCGGCTTAAGCCAGGTGCACCCTTGATCGTTTCCTCCGTGAATGCAGATCTGGCCTCGCCAGCCTACCCGGCCGTCATGAATGCTTGGAAAAGGCACATGCTTGAAGCAGGTGTTCCCGCCTCGGATTGGGAGCATTTTGCTGCTTCATTAGGTCATGAATCCGATCCCGTCTCGGGCGAAGAGCTGGTTCGCTTGCTTAGGGACTGCGGATACAAAAATAGTACACGCTATTTTGGAGCGTTCTGGGTGGAGGGGTACTATGCCATCCGTGCATGA
- a CDS encoding saccharopine dehydrogenase NADP-binding domain-containing protein, with the protein MPSVHDYQAEKDQIWVIGGYGQVGSMVCTVLARSFPGKVWAAGTRLEKAIEFSRSTGGAIQPLLLDVRKGVDPAKLKNVKLVVMCVDQMDTRFVEACAQAGTDYMDISAKGDFLALVEPLHQRLQKGKATAMLSVGLSPGVTNLLVRAAGAHIDEVLEVDITVMLGLGEKHGKAAVEWTVDQLNASYQVMENDKLVLVRSFMDGKSIDFGPKLGKRKAYRFNFSDQHTVARTLGIPTVSTRLCLDSRFMTGLMSLARNIGMFRLLSVPSIRNGTVKAFDLLPGGEEMYAVKVDAKGKLHGKDVQVEQLLVGRREADATAAVAAAVAERMYRERAPHGVYHLEQCFTLDDIQKELAKPLEVTTKVI; encoded by the coding sequence ATGCCATCCGTGCATGATTATCAGGCCGAAAAAGATCAAATTTGGGTCATCGGCGGTTATGGCCAAGTCGGCAGCATGGTTTGCACTGTGCTCGCCCGTTCGTTTCCAGGCAAAGTATGGGCGGCAGGCACGCGGCTGGAAAAAGCCATAGAATTCAGCCGCTCCACGGGCGGAGCAATTCAGCCTTTGCTGTTGGACGTAAGAAAGGGAGTCGATCCCGCCAAATTAAAAAACGTCAAGCTGGTGGTCATGTGCGTCGACCAGATGGATACACGATTCGTGGAAGCCTGCGCGCAGGCCGGGACGGATTATATGGACATATCGGCAAAAGGAGATTTTCTGGCTTTGGTGGAGCCTTTGCACCAAAGATTGCAGAAAGGCAAAGCGACCGCGATGCTCAGCGTCGGGTTGTCGCCGGGGGTGACCAATTTGCTGGTGCGCGCAGCCGGAGCCCATATCGACGAAGTGCTTGAGGTGGATATCACGGTCATGCTTGGTCTGGGGGAGAAACACGGCAAAGCAGCCGTGGAATGGACCGTAGATCAGTTGAATGCCTCGTACCAGGTTATGGAGAACGACAAACTCGTGCTTGTTCGCAGTTTTATGGACGGCAAATCCATTGATTTCGGGCCAAAGCTCGGGAAGCGCAAAGCCTATCGCTTTAATTTTTCCGACCAGCACACGGTTGCCCGCACGCTCGGAATTCCGACGGTATCTACCCGGCTGTGCCTGGATTCCCGCTTCATGACCGGATTGATGTCTTTGGCGCGCAATATTGGCATGTTCCGTTTGCTAAGCGTACCGTCGATCCGTAACGGCACGGTCAAAGCGTTTGACCTGCTGCCCGGCGGTGAAGAGATGTACGCCGTCAAAGTCGATGCCAAAGGCAAGCTGCACGGGAAAGACGTTCAGGTGGAGCAGCTTCTGGTCGGACGCCGGGAAGCGGATGCGACCGCAGCCGTGGCAGCGGCCGTGGCCGAACGCATGTACAGGGAGAGAGCGCCGCATGGCGTCTATCATCTGGAGCAATGTTTTACGCTGGATGACATTCAGAAGGAGCTTGCCAAACCTCTAGAAGTCACGACTAAGGTAATTTAA
- a CDS encoding helix-turn-helix transcriptional regulator gives MNVNKQMIKGSTETLILTLLQDKPLYGYELIKELHRQSDGVFNLKEGTLYPILHAMEIAGWVESYWQEVEGRKRKYYSIRKEGIQALEHKKAEWRLFRRAVDRVLGEGGLT, from the coding sequence TTGAATGTCAACAAACAGATGATCAAAGGCAGTACGGAAACGCTTATTCTGACATTGCTGCAGGATAAGCCCCTGTACGGTTATGAGTTGATCAAAGAGCTGCATCGCCAATCCGATGGCGTATTTAATCTGAAGGAAGGCACGTTATATCCGATTTTGCACGCGATGGAAATCGCAGGTTGGGTGGAGTCCTATTGGCAAGAGGTCGAGGGCCGCAAACGCAAATACTACTCGATCCGCAAAGAAGGCATTCAGGCGTTGGAGCATAAAAAAGCGGAGTGGCGTCTGTTCCGGCGCGCCGTCGATCGGGTGCTTGGAGAAGGAGGGCTGACATGA
- a CDS encoding LuxR C-terminal-related transcriptional regulator — MIAYPDRSLNRITSLEKETWTSRTYRETVLHRIQNIVPYDAYCFTTVDPQTLLSTGAVTEAGIESIHNQLFLNEYAEEDHHKYADMIRTGKHAAHLSEAVHERSQYSPRYDRILLPAGFGDELRTVLVSEGACWGYLTLYRRAGQPWFTEEEQQFIAAAAESMARMLRLTSLTLLDEIRSESPVEPGLMIVSHKLDLLSINMAARYWLTQMRLLEQIGPDVLPRPVRAVSSHVICRETAASPSKTCFQLPDGRYLVLQASRMQTSSGPDQVAIRLEQAMPQELLPLLAERHGLTTRERELLGFVLRSYSSKDIAAAMHISAYTVQDHLKSIFSKTGVSSRRELIWHFVSRFQLSDGSA; from the coding sequence TTGATCGCATACCCGGACCGCAGTTTAAATCGCATCACCTCTCTCGAAAAAGAAACCTGGACATCGCGCACCTATCGGGAAACCGTATTGCATCGAATTCAAAACATCGTTCCCTATGATGCCTACTGTTTTACGACCGTAGATCCCCAGACGCTTTTGTCCACAGGGGCGGTGACGGAAGCCGGCATCGAATCGATCCATAACCAACTGTTTCTGAACGAATATGCCGAAGAGGACCACCATAAATACGCGGATATGATCCGTACGGGGAAACACGCGGCCCACTTGAGTGAAGCGGTTCACGAACGATCGCAATACAGTCCCCGCTATGACCGCATTCTGCTGCCTGCCGGATTCGGAGACGAGCTGCGCACCGTACTGGTCAGCGAAGGCGCATGCTGGGGATATCTGACCCTTTATCGCAGAGCGGGTCAACCATGGTTTACCGAAGAAGAACAACAGTTCATCGCGGCAGCGGCAGAATCGATGGCGCGCATGCTGCGCTTGACCAGCCTGACCCTGTTGGACGAAATCCGTAGTGAAAGCCCCGTCGAGCCGGGTTTGATGATCGTATCGCATAAACTCGACCTGCTGTCTATTAACATGGCCGCCCGATACTGGTTAACCCAGATGCGGCTGCTTGAGCAGATTGGCCCCGACGTCCTGCCTCGCCCGGTTCGGGCCGTCAGCTCCCACGTCATTTGCCGTGAGACCGCTGCCTCCCCTTCCAAAACCTGTTTTCAGCTTCCGGACGGACGTTATTTGGTGCTGCAAGCAAGCCGTATGCAAACGTCGTCCGGTCCTGACCAGGTTGCCATTAGGCTGGAGCAGGCGATGCCGCAGGAACTGCTGCCTTTGCTGGCGGAGCGTCATGGGCTCACAACCCGCGAACGGGAGCTGCTCGGATTTGTCCTGCGCAGCTATTCGTCCAAAGACATTGCCGCAGCCATGCACATATCGGCATACACGGTGCAGGATCATCTGAAATCGATTTTTTCCAAAACGGGCGTCTCCTCGCGGCGGGAGCTGATTTGGCATTTTGTCTCCCGCTTCCAGTTATCCGACGGGTCTGCATGA
- a CDS encoding FtsW/RodA/SpoVE family cell cycle protein, translating to MSHRDARIEYYLDQVCQQVKAREVHPDLRDEIGSHLDEIFYERQQEGDTPEQAASYAIAQMGDPLTIGKSMHRLHRHRIHWGVVLGVLALFSVGLLLMWIYSTRFSVSKVEDFSVIYGQSFVNYIFYSVLGIFALIFCMYYDYRKWRNAAWGIYILFNLLLWINPFTTPVINSSRWLSLYGISLHLSGFAVWVLPLAIGAIMLRKLRTKWGMKSALQYWVLAAIPMTLFVYMDDWVRLTLFVAVSIVLFGWISRRWKLTLLAGMFVVSGATVYLFQSEAHKHLERFAVVLDLQNDPLNTGYYNRSIIDTTQSAGWWGHGLNGITFDKFDIWHTDYPGVALIDVFGWTAGIAMFIGMIWFVVTMLKASLRVKDEFGQMIILVITSVFAFQLLYSLAMTTGRVPILSIKFPIIGYGGFLLTLEYAMIGLLLGVYRRKDTIPLVQSDTRGLTESK from the coding sequence ATGAGCCATAGAGATGCGAGAATCGAGTATTATTTGGATCAAGTCTGCCAGCAAGTCAAGGCTCGTGAGGTTCATCCGGATCTAAGGGATGAGATCGGCAGCCACCTTGACGAGATTTTTTACGAGCGGCAGCAGGAGGGGGACACGCCGGAGCAAGCAGCATCCTATGCGATTGCACAGATGGGAGACCCGTTGACCATCGGCAAAAGCATGCACCGGCTTCATCGGCATCGCATCCATTGGGGCGTGGTGTTGGGTGTGCTTGCCTTGTTTTCGGTGGGATTGCTGTTAATGTGGATTTATTCAACACGTTTTTCGGTTTCAAAAGTTGAGGATTTTTCTGTTATTTATGGACAATCATTCGTTAACTACATATTTTATAGTGTATTAGGTATTTTTGCTTTGATATTCTGCATGTATTACGACTACAGAAAATGGAGAAATGCAGCTTGGGGCATTTACATTCTGTTCAATCTGCTGTTATGGATAAATCCATTTACAACTCCAGTCATAAATAGTTCGCGATGGCTTTCCCTCTACGGCATTAGCTTACATCTTTCTGGATTCGCAGTATGGGTGTTACCACTCGCTATTGGAGCGATCATGCTGCGTAAATTGCGGACTAAATGGGGGATGAAAAGTGCTCTACAGTATTGGGTGCTTGCCGCAATACCCATGACTCTGTTTGTCTATATGGATGATTGGGTACGCCTAACGTTATTTGTTGCCGTTTCTATTGTGCTGTTTGGATGGATTTCACGAAGATGGAAATTAACTTTGCTTGCAGGCATGTTTGTTGTTTCTGGAGCAACTGTGTATTTGTTTCAATCCGAAGCCCACAAGCACTTGGAACGTTTTGCGGTAGTGTTGGATTTGCAAAATGATCCTTTAAATACTGGTTATTATAATCGTTCCATCATAGATACTACTCAGTCTGCTGGTTGGTGGGGTCATGGTTTGAATGGAATCACTTTTGACAAATTTGATATATGGCATACCGACTATCCCGGCGTTGCGCTCATTGACGTGTTTGGTTGGACGGCAGGGATTGCGATGTTTATCGGTATGATCTGGTTTGTGGTTACGATGTTAAAGGCAAGCCTGCGCGTTAAGGATGAGTTTGGTCAAATGATTATCTTGGTGATTACGTCTGTATTTGCTTTTCAACTGCTCTATTCGCTAGCTATGACTACGGGAAGGGTTCCTATTCTGAGTATTAAGTTCCCAATTATTGGTTATGGTGGGTTTCTATTAACTCTTGAATATGCCATGATTGGCTTGCTGCTCGGCGTATATCGTCGCAAAGACACAATTCCTCTGGTTCAAAGCGATACGAGAGGGTTAACCGAAAGCAAGTAA
- the yidC gene encoding membrane protein insertase YidC: MEHQSNKRFTLNTGRLRILGLMAALLAVLVLSGCSGNVTEINSSTPGFFNHYVVFPLSYLIQHIATFFDGSYGVAIILLTLVIRLALLPLMMRQAKSQQGTRAIMNKMKPELDALKQKYEGKSDAASRQKLSEETMALYKKHNFNPLNIGCLPLLIQLPILSGIYTAIRLTPELSSHSFLWFKLGSPDIALAIVVAVIYLIQSKVSQANMPPEQRKQFAIMGYISPLMMAFFSFSAPAAMPLYWTVGGSFLLLQTLLFRKLYPVDVPEEPAEVPTKKVKSGKAKPAKS, translated from the coding sequence ATGGAGCATCAATCGAACAAGAGATTCACGCTTAATACGGGACGGTTACGTATACTTGGTTTAATGGCGGCGCTGCTGGCGGTATTGGTATTATCCGGCTGCAGCGGCAACGTGACGGAAATCAACTCATCGACGCCTGGCTTTTTCAATCACTACGTGGTCTTCCCGCTGTCCTATCTCATTCAGCATATCGCCACTTTTTTTGACGGAAGCTATGGGGTAGCGATCATTCTGCTTACGCTGGTCATTCGTCTTGCCCTGCTTCCGCTTATGATGAGACAGGCCAAGTCCCAGCAGGGGACACGGGCGATCATGAACAAAATGAAGCCGGAGCTGGACGCCCTCAAGCAGAAATACGAAGGCAAGTCCGATGCGGCCAGCCGCCAGAAGCTCTCGGAAGAAACGATGGCCTTGTACAAAAAGCACAATTTCAATCCGCTGAATATCGGCTGCTTGCCGCTCTTGATCCAGCTTCCGATCTTGTCAGGCATCTATACAGCCATCCGGTTGACGCCGGAGCTGTCGTCGCATTCGTTTCTCTGGTTCAAGCTGGGGTCGCCGGACATTGCGCTCGCCATCGTGGTAGCGGTCATTTATTTGATCCAGTCCAAAGTATCGCAAGCCAACATGCCGCCTGAGCAGCGAAAACAGTTTGCGATCATGGGATACATTTCTCCGCTGATGATGGCCTTCTTTTCGTTCTCTGCTCCTGCCGCAATGCCGCTATATTGGACAGTCGGCGGATCATTCCTGCTGCTGCAGACACTCCTGTTCCGCAAGCTGTATCCGGTGGACGTTCCGGAAGAGCCGGCAGAGGTGCCAACGAAAAAGGTCAAATCGGGAAAAGCGAAACCGGCGAAATCCTAA